Proteins encoded together in one Impatiens glandulifera chromosome 1, dImpGla2.1, whole genome shotgun sequence window:
- the LOC124929511 gene encoding RHOMBOID-like protein 1 isoform X1, whose protein sequence is MTQGKCAFFEYEVKCSAKFIFVELMMGTAVAVCCGVNIREYCWWCKYLDYVPSKWWSCNGDQMKCEMGVSTWQLTLTCMSSSDSKIRLWAEDNTQNGWSTEK, encoded by the exons ATGACTCAAGGAAAATGTGCTTTCTTTGAGTATGAAGTAAAATGTTCTGCCAAGTTCATATTCGTGGAATT AATGATGGGGACTGCTGTGGCTGTTTGTTGTGGTGTTAATATAAGGGAGTATTGTTGGTGGTGTAAATATTTGGATTATGTTCCTTCCAAATGGTGGAGCTGTAATGGAGATCAAATGAAGTGTGAG ATGGGTGTGAGTACATGGCAATTGACACTGACTTGCATGAGTAGTAGTGATAG TAAAATACGGTTGTGGGCTGAAGACAATACTCAAAATGGGTGGAGCACTGAGAAATAG
- the LOC124929511 gene encoding RHOMBOID-like protein 8 isoform X2 — protein MVRMMGTAVAVCCGVNIREYCWWCKYLDYVPSKWWSCNGDQMKCEMGVSTWQLTLTCMSSSDSKIRLWAEDNTQNGWSTEK, from the exons ATGGTAAG AATGATGGGGACTGCTGTGGCTGTTTGTTGTGGTGTTAATATAAGGGAGTATTGTTGGTGGTGTAAATATTTGGATTATGTTCCTTCCAAATGGTGGAGCTGTAATGGAGATCAAATGAAGTGTGAG ATGGGTGTGAGTACATGGCAATTGACACTGACTTGCATGAGTAGTAGTGATAG TAAAATACGGTTGTGGGCTGAAGACAATACTCAAAATGGGTGGAGCACTGAGAAATAG